In Cryptomeria japonica chromosome 10, Sugi_1.0, whole genome shotgun sequence, a genomic segment contains:
- the LOC131061728 gene encoding laccase-12, which yields MPSAGDSFSMGRIVFILLFLVIFMISASNPAKTIRRTFIIESTTITKLCHTQNVITVNGQLPGPTLYVNEEDSVIVRVHNRAKYNATIHWHGLQQMRTPWADGPVYITQCPIRPGGSYTYRFIITAREGTLWWHAHSSWLRATVYGAIVIFPKRGASYPFTSPYAHALIQLGEWWNSNPIDVIDEAIRTGGPPNISDAFTINGEPGDLYPCSKRNTYRLPVRKGKRYLLRIVNAAMNFEMFFSVAHHKLTVVGVDASYTKPYKTKYVFIAPGQTTDVLLTANKPIGKYYMAARVYSSSPIVAFDNTTTTAILDYIGSSNSSSPVMPKLPLYNDTRRATRFSRNIRSLGSKAFPVQVPKHLKEDLLFTVGFGLFPCPSGRTCLGPNGTRLAASINNISFVSPSISILQAYYFKINGVFTTDFPSKPPVKFNYTSDNIPSSLYTPLRGTRVKVLEYNTAVQLVFQDTNIFTGENHPMHLHGYNFYVVGFGFGNYDPVKDPLKFNLVNPPKRNTVAVPVSGWAAIRFYADNPGVWFLHCHIDAHLSWGLSMALLVKDGPGKSAKLKPPPSDLPKC from the exons ATGCCATCTGCGGGAGATTCGTTTTCAATGGGAAGGATTGTTTTCATTTTGCTCTTCTTGGTGATATTCATGATTTCTGCTTCGAATCCTGCAAAGACAATCAGGAGAACATTCATT ATTGAATCGACGACGATTACCAAGTTATGTCACACACAGAATGTAATCACCGTCAATGGACAATTACCAGGCCCAACTTTGTATGTTAATGAGGAAGATTCTGTTATCGTACGTGTTCATAACAGGGCAAAATATAATGCTACCATACACTG GCATGGGCTTCAACAAATGCGTACACCATGGGCTGATGGACCAGTGTATATTACTCAGTGTCCCATTCGACCTGGTGGGAGTTACACATATAGATTCATTATTACGGCTCGTGAAGGTACTCTATGGTGGCATGCTCATAGTTCATGGCTTCGAGCCACCGTTTATGGAGCCATTGTCATCTTTCCGAAACGGGGGGCTTCCTATCCCTTCACCTCGCCTTATGCTCATGCTCTCATCCAACTAG GAGAATGGTGGAACAGTAACCCCATAGATGTTATAGATGAAGCAATTCGTACAGGAGGTCCTCCGAATATCTCAGACGCATTTACCATAAATGGAGAACCAGGCGACCTTTATCCGTGTTCTAAACGAA ATACATATCGGCTTCCGGTGAGAAAGGGAAAGAGGTATCTTCTGAGAATAGTTAATGCTGCTATgaactttgaaatgtttttctcagTGGCACACCACAAACTAACAGTAGTTGGTGTGGATGCATCGTATACAAAACCATATAAAACAAAATATGTATTTATAGCTCCAGGACAGACCACTGACGTTCTTCTCACAGCCAATAAGCCCATAGGTAAATACTATATGGCAGCCCGGGTTTACTCCAGCTCACCAATTGTTGCCTTTGATAACACTACAACTACTGCCATTTTAGACTACATTGGAAGCTCAAATTCCTCATCTCCAGTAATGCCCAAACTTCCCTTGTACAATGATACTAGAAGAGCCACAAGGTTTTCAAGAAATATTCGAAGCCTGGGCTCTAAAGCCTTCCCAGTGCAGGTTCCAAAACATCTGAAAGAAGATCTTTTATTCACAGTAGGCTTCGGACTATTTCCCTGTCCTTCTGGGCGTACTTGTCTAGGCCCAAATGGAACGAGACTGGCTGCAAGTATTAACAATATATCCTTTGTCTCCCCCAGTATTTCCATTTTGCAAGCCTATTACTTTAAGATCAATGGTGTTTTCACCACAGATTTTCCATCAAAGCCTCCAGTGAAGTTCAATTATACATCAGATAACATACCTTCGAGCCTGTATACTCCATTGCGAGGAACAAGAGTTAAAGTGCTGGAGTACAATACTGCAGTGCAGTTGGTGTTTCAGGACACAAACATTTTTACAGGGGAGAACCATCCGATGCATCTTCATGGATACAACTTTTACGTTGTGGGATTTGGTTTTGGAAACTATGATCCTGTAAAAGATCCGTTGAAGTTCAACCTAGTTAATCCACCAAAAAGAAATACTGTTGCAGTTCCAGTGAGCGGTTGGGCCGCCATAAGATTCTATGCAGACAATCCAG GAGTATGGTTTCTACATTGTCATATAGACGCGCATTTAAGTTGGGGATTAAGCATGGCATTGCTTGTGAAAGATGGGCCAGGGAAATCGGCTAAACTGAAGCCACCTCCTAGTGACCTTCCCAAATGCTGA